A stretch of the Pseudomonas sp. ACM7 genome encodes the following:
- the thiE gene encoding thiamine phosphate synthase, producing the protein MKLRGLYAITDSQLLAGKFLSYVEAALEGGVTLLQYRDKSSDEARRLREAEALRDLCERYKTQLIINDDAELAARLNVGVHLGQTDGPLMPVRALLGRQAIIGSTCHAQLELAEQAAKEGASYVAFGRFFNSNTKPGAPTCSLELLDQARSKLHLPICAIGGITLENAAPLVAHGVDLLAVVHGLFGAESTAEVTRRARAFNALLSI; encoded by the coding sequence ATGAAGCTACGTGGCCTGTACGCCATTACTGATAGCCAGCTGCTGGCAGGTAAATTTCTTTCGTACGTGGAGGCGGCGCTGGAAGGCGGCGTCACCCTGCTGCAATACCGCGACAAGAGCAGCGACGAGGCCCGCCGCCTGCGCGAGGCCGAAGCCTTGCGCGATCTGTGTGAACGCTACAAGACCCAGTTGATCATCAACGACGATGCTGAACTCGCTGCACGCCTGAACGTCGGCGTGCACCTGGGCCAGACCGACGGCCCGCTGATGCCGGTTCGGGCACTGCTCGGTCGCCAGGCGATCATCGGCTCGACCTGCCACGCGCAACTCGAACTCGCCGAGCAAGCAGCGAAGGAAGGCGCCAGTTACGTCGCCTTCGGTCGTTTCTTCAACTCCAACACCAAACCCGGTGCACCGACTTGCAGCCTCGAATTGCTCGACCAGGCCCGCAGCAAACTGCACCTGCCGATCTGCGCGATTGGTGGCATCACCCTGGAAAACGCCGCGCCACTGGTGGCCCACGGGGTCGATCTGCTGGCGGTGGTCCATGGTCTGTTTGGCGCCGAGAGCACGGCTGAAGTGACACGCCGCGCCCGCGCATTCAACGCCCTGCTTTCTATTTAA
- a CDS encoding hydroxymethylpyrimidine/phosphomethylpyrimidine kinase, with protein sequence MNIYSSRPVVLCLSGHDPSGGAGLQADIEALLAQGCHAAPAVTALTVQDTVNVTDFRVLDREWVLAQANAVLNDSEVAAVKLGMLGSLEMVDTVVELLSAHPHLPVVCDPVLRAGGGGRLGKDEVGYAMRERLLPLSIIATPNLPEARILAELPEGTADECAEKLLPFVKHLLITGGHGDEHEIHNRLYSRDGHRETFTCQRLPGSYHGSGCTLASALAGRLALGENLASAVQTALNYTWRTLRDAEQLGKGQFVPRRLPLDFCS encoded by the coding sequence ATGAATATCTACAGCTCTCGCCCCGTTGTCCTCTGTCTCTCCGGCCACGACCCAAGTGGTGGCGCCGGCTTGCAGGCAGATATCGAAGCCCTGCTCGCTCAGGGTTGTCATGCGGCCCCGGCCGTCACCGCCCTGACCGTGCAAGACACGGTCAACGTCACGGACTTCCGCGTCCTCGACCGCGAGTGGGTGTTGGCTCAGGCCAATGCCGTGCTCAACGATTCCGAAGTCGCTGCCGTCAAACTGGGCATGCTCGGTTCCCTGGAAATGGTCGACACCGTAGTCGAACTGCTCTCGGCGCACCCGCATTTGCCGGTGGTCTGCGACCCGGTGCTGCGCGCCGGTGGCGGCGGACGCCTGGGCAAGGACGAAGTCGGCTACGCCATGCGCGAACGCCTGCTGCCTCTGTCGATCATCGCCACCCCAAACCTTCCCGAAGCCCGCATCCTCGCCGAACTGCCCGAAGGCACCGCGGACGAGTGCGCTGAAAAACTCCTGCCATTCGTCAAACACCTGCTGATCACTGGCGGCCATGGCGATGAACACGAAATCCACAATCGCCTGTATAGCCGCGACGGTCACCGCGAAACCTTCACCTGCCAGCGCTTGCCCGGCAGTTATCACGGCTCCGGTTGCACGCTGGCCAGTGCCCTGGCCGGTCGTCTGGCCCTCGGTGAAAATCTCGCCAGTGCCGTGCAGACCGCGCTTAACTACACGTGGCGCACCCTGCGTGATGCGGAGCAGTTGGGCAAAGGCCAGTTCGTGCCGCGCCGCCTGCCGCTGGATTTCTGTTCGTAA
- a CDS encoding hybrid sensor histidine kinase/response regulator — translation MRYLLMLLLCLPLMASAVEFDEFTQSLPLGRILQVFEDAGGQATIADVRAQAAAGNFKPHDKATLNAGYSRSVFWLKIDLHYRPNNPAVQRTWLLELAYPPLDHLDLYLPDAAGGYQLARQTGDALPFDSREIRQNNYLFDLNFTPDQAQTLYLRLQSEGSIQAPVTLWSSTAYLEEQPIRLYVLGLIYGVLLGMLVYNLFIYLSVRDTSYLYYIFYIASFGLYQLSVNGAAVEYFWPNNPWWANAATPFFIGCAGLFGSQFARGFLQTATHSRWLDRLLLALIAFSAVVVGLSLMTSYALALRLATALALTFTVVIFAAGIFAWLRGLRVARYFIIAWSAFLLGGIVNTLMVLGYLPNVFLTMYSSQIGSAIEVALLSLALADRINSMREQQAQTLFDAGQTLEVLNQQLARSNKLKDEFLATLTHELRTPMNGVIGSLELMQTVEMDPELEQYQQTAAGSARDMMRMVNGILTLTELQAGKLKTYPAVFSLRGVVEALRLQFEGNALSKSLDFKVEVTPGLPDRLHGDSAKLAQCLECLLDNAIKFTRIGGLALRVTGKPVAPDRLALSFAVIDTGIGFTDLGEATLYQRFFQLDGSMTREYGGLGVGLAICRQLVELLGGKLTHRSEPGRGSRFQLDVEFELPVVERPPVPLMNREFPRLRLPQDCTVLLVDDNSINQLVMRGMLLKLGFRVRTADNGATAIDHLQRETFDAVLLDCQLPSLGGTSLCCQIRALPGCAELPVFVIALSIDRERCPTGALIDYLNKPVKFEDLQAALYRRVLCQKQGESADS, via the coding sequence ATGCGCTATTTGCTGATGTTGCTGTTGTGCTTGCCCCTCATGGCGAGTGCAGTCGAATTCGACGAATTCACTCAAAGCCTTCCCCTGGGCCGAATCCTGCAAGTGTTCGAAGACGCGGGCGGTCAGGCGACCATCGCCGATGTCCGTGCACAAGCCGCGGCCGGAAACTTCAAGCCTCACGACAAAGCCACCCTCAACGCCGGTTATTCGCGTTCAGTGTTCTGGCTGAAAATCGACCTGCATTACCGCCCGAACAACCCCGCGGTGCAACGCACCTGGTTGCTCGAACTGGCCTATCCGCCCCTTGATCACCTTGATCTCTATTTGCCCGATGCGGCCGGTGGCTATCAGCTGGCACGTCAGACCGGCGATGCCTTGCCGTTCGACAGTCGCGAGATCCGCCAGAACAACTACCTGTTCGATCTGAACTTCACCCCTGATCAAGCGCAAACCCTGTACCTGCGCCTGCAGAGTGAAGGGTCGATCCAGGCGCCGGTCACCCTATGGTCGAGCACTGCCTACCTGGAAGAGCAACCGATCCGACTCTATGTGCTGGGGCTGATCTACGGCGTGTTGCTGGGGATGCTGGTGTACAACCTGTTCATCTATCTCAGCGTGCGCGATACCAGCTACCTCTATTACATCTTCTATATCGCCTCGTTCGGTTTGTATCAGCTGTCAGTGAACGGCGCGGCCGTGGAGTATTTCTGGCCGAACAATCCCTGGTGGGCGAACGCAGCGACGCCGTTTTTCATCGGTTGCGCAGGCCTGTTCGGCAGCCAGTTCGCGCGCGGCTTCTTGCAGACGGCGACCCACAGTCGTTGGCTCGACCGCTTGCTGCTGGCGTTGATTGCGTTTAGCGCGGTGGTGGTCGGGTTGTCGTTGATGACCAGTTACGCCCTGGCCCTGCGCCTGGCGACTGCGCTGGCATTGACCTTCACCGTAGTGATTTTTGCCGCAGGGATTTTCGCCTGGCTGCGTGGCCTGCGAGTGGCGCGGTATTTCATCATCGCCTGGTCGGCATTCCTGCTCGGCGGCATCGTCAACACCCTGATGGTGCTGGGTTACCTGCCAAACGTGTTCCTGACCATGTATTCCAGCCAGATCGGCTCGGCGATTGAAGTGGCGCTGCTGTCCCTGGCGCTGGCCGATCGCATTAATTCCATGCGCGAGCAACAGGCACAGACCCTGTTCGATGCCGGTCAAACGCTTGAAGTGCTCAACCAGCAACTAGCTCGCAGTAACAAGCTCAAGGACGAATTTCTCGCCACCCTGACCCACGAACTACGCACGCCCATGAACGGTGTGATCGGTTCGCTTGAGCTGATGCAGACCGTCGAGATGGACCCGGAGCTGGAGCAATATCAGCAAACGGCCGCCGGTTCCGCGCGAGACATGATGCGCATGGTCAACGGCATCCTCACCCTGACCGAGTTGCAGGCCGGCAAGCTCAAGACCTATCCGGCCGTTTTCAGTTTGCGCGGCGTGGTCGAGGCTTTGCGCCTGCAGTTCGAGGGCAACGCGTTGAGCAAGTCTCTGGACTTCAAAGTCGAGGTCACGCCGGGGCTGCCGGATCGCTTGCACGGCGACAGCGCCAAGTTGGCGCAATGCCTGGAATGCCTGCTGGATAACGCGATCAAGTTCACTCGGATCGGCGGACTGGCGCTGCGGGTGACGGGTAAACCCGTGGCGCCTGACCGACTGGCGCTGTCCTTTGCGGTGATCGACACCGGCATCGGCTTCACCGATCTGGGGGAGGCGACACTGTATCAGCGGTTCTTCCAGCTCGATGGCTCGATGACCCGTGAATACGGCGGTCTGGGCGTTGGCCTGGCGATCTGTCGGCAACTGGTCGAACTGCTCGGTGGAAAACTGACCCACCGCTCCGAGCCTGGTCGTGGCAGCCGCTTCCAGCTTGACGTCGAGTTCGAACTGCCCGTGGTGGAGCGGCCGCCAGTGCCCTTGATGAACCGGGAGTTTCCTCGCCTGCGACTGCCTCAGGACTGCACCGTCCTGCTGGTTGATGACAACAGCATCAATCAGCTGGTGATGCGTGGCATGTTGCTCAAGCTGGGCTTCCGGGTGCGCACCGCGGACAACGGGGCTACCGCGATCGATCACTTGCAGCGCGAAACCTTTGATGCGGTATTGCTCGATTGCCAGCTTCCATCTCTGGGTGGCACGTCCCTCTGTTGCCAGATCCGCGCGTTACCGGGCTGCGCCGAACTACCGGTATTCGTGATTGCCTTGAGCATTGATCGGGAACGCTGCCCGACCGGTGCCTTGATCGATTATCTGAACAAACCGGTGAAATTCGAGGACCTGCAGGCAGCGCTCTATCGACGGGTGCTGTGTCAAAAGCAAGGCGAAAGCGCCGACAGTTAG
- a CDS encoding acyl-CoA dehydrogenase family protein, whose product MNLHQFAETHEVTNQPPSLDGANLYRIDLPLQEWSRRFGAGWAESRIDAYGALAGGPLMEAGFLANQNKPVFSSHDRYGHRIDLVEFHPAYHELMRTAVEHGLTSLPWAHPQSGAHVARASMTYLHSQAEAGSGCPLTMTFASVPAIRLQADLAEQWLPKILSTEYDPRNVGMAHKAGVTIGMAMTEKQGGTDVRANTTKAFPVGASGPGQAYELVGHKWFCSAPMCDAFLTLAQTDKGLTCFLLPRHRPDDTRNQFYIQRLKNKLGNCSNASSEVEFRGALAWMVGEEGRGVPTIIEMVAMTRFDCMVGSSSLMRQALTQATHHCAHRKVGGKLLSEQPLMQNVLADLALESEAALALSLRMGRALDHLDDEHEAKFARLVTAVGKYWICKRAPGMINEAAECMGGAGYVEDSILPRLYREAPVNSTWEGSGNVQCLDVLRALSKEPGVLDVLFSELGDGHGDQRLAAHISQLQAAFKDTSDIQYRARQLTEDIALGLQAKLLLEAGNSAVSDAFIASRLGSAGWVYGALPRGLNVEAIVARSTPLR is encoded by the coding sequence ATGAACCTGCATCAGTTCGCCGAAACCCACGAAGTCACCAACCAGCCACCGTCGCTGGACGGCGCCAACCTGTATCGCATCGACCTGCCGTTGCAGGAGTGGTCGCGGCGTTTCGGGGCCGGCTGGGCCGAGTCGCGGATCGACGCTTACGGCGCCCTGGCCGGCGGGCCGCTGATGGAAGCGGGGTTCCTGGCCAATCAGAACAAGCCGGTTTTCAGCAGCCATGACCGTTACGGTCATCGCATCGACCTTGTGGAGTTTCACCCGGCGTATCACGAGTTGATGCGCACAGCGGTCGAACACGGTTTGACCTCATTGCCCTGGGCGCATCCGCAGTCCGGCGCCCACGTCGCCCGCGCCTCCATGACTTACCTGCACAGCCAGGCCGAAGCCGGTAGTGGTTGCCCGCTGACCATGACCTTCGCCAGCGTCCCGGCGATCCGCCTGCAAGCGGATCTGGCGGAGCAGTGGTTGCCGAAAATCCTCTCTACCGAATACGACCCGCGCAACGTCGGCATGGCCCACAAGGCCGGGGTCACCATCGGCATGGCCATGACCGAGAAACAGGGCGGTACCGACGTGCGGGCCAACACCACCAAGGCTTTTCCGGTTGGCGCCAGTGGTCCGGGCCAGGCGTACGAGTTGGTGGGCCACAAGTGGTTCTGTTCCGCGCCGATGTGCGATGCGTTCCTGACCCTGGCCCAGACTGACAAGGGTTTGACCTGTTTCCTGCTGCCGCGCCATCGCCCGGATGACACGCGCAATCAGTTCTACATACAGCGTCTGAAGAACAAACTCGGCAATTGCTCCAACGCTTCCAGCGAAGTGGAGTTCCGTGGTGCGCTGGCGTGGATGGTCGGCGAGGAGGGACGGGGCGTTCCGACCATCATCGAAATGGTCGCCATGACCCGCTTCGATTGCATGGTCGGCTCCAGTTCGTTGATGCGCCAGGCCCTGACCCAGGCCACCCATCACTGCGCTCACCGCAAGGTCGGCGGCAAGTTACTCAGCGAACAACCCTTGATGCAGAACGTACTGGCCGACCTGGCCCTGGAAAGCGAAGCCGCCCTGGCCTTGAGCCTGCGCATGGGCCGGGCGCTGGATCATCTGGATGATGAGCATGAAGCCAAATTCGCTCGGCTGGTCACGGCGGTGGGCAAGTACTGGATCTGCAAACGCGCGCCCGGGATGATCAACGAAGCCGCCGAATGCATGGGCGGCGCCGGTTATGTCGAAGACAGCATCTTGCCGCGGTTGTACCGTGAGGCACCGGTCAATTCGACGTGGGAAGGTTCCGGCAACGTGCAATGCCTCGACGTGTTGCGAGCGTTGTCGAAGGAGCCGGGTGTGCTCGATGTGTTGTTCAGCGAGTTGGGAGACGGCCATGGCGACCAACGCCTGGCCGCGCACATCAGTCAATTGCAGGCGGCTTTCAAAGACACCAGCGACATTCAATACCGCGCCCGCCAGCTCACCGAAGACATCGCCTTGGGCCTTCAGGCCAAGCTGTTGCTGGAGGCGGGCAACTCCGCAGTCAGTGACGCTTTCATTGCGAGCCGCCTGGGTTCGGCCGGTTGGGTGTATGGCGCGTTGCCACGTGGGCTGAATGTGGAAGCGATTGTCGCCCGGTCGACGCCACTTCGATGA